The Lytechinus pictus isolate F3 Inbred chromosome 10, Lp3.0, whole genome shotgun sequence genome includes a window with the following:
- the LOC129269843 gene encoding 5-hydroxytryptamine receptor 7-like codes for MSISMIFTTPSDMASNATSLGGLEDVENASILTSMSVSPTPYDRNRGLTVDHSPSSAVAIIEGITMVIIFVGALFANLMAIVTILTDKVLRKNFHNLLILNLTVVDLGVTITSMTFSIWSIYDNGYLLVHSDILCSINGFGAVLFTFANFTTILAISVDRYLTVVWSNRFPPTKCRAIGFIIFCWFLPIINVLPPAFEFLSDFKFHPDTHHCSPKWEDCLYFIIWFTFIFGVTVPIMTFSYISVIWTIRRQELQLRSHAAFKKGKNSKQTSDSGVVNVSMDVVSNEGLSSADWPKTSDDLGTTDYDVTEDDEVTGGFGMKEHVIAKPEKKKKKRQQLLYKLDKLSADKRVAVTGILLVMTTVVCWTPYFIIHSCFIPIDPSHWLGVVSMWLGYSNSLLDPLVYSFMNRRVRARYRSLIGCRIDWNALRTRLASIFRRG; via the exons ATGAGtatatcaatgattttcacGACGCCTTCTGACATGGCATCCAACGCGACGTCGTTGGGCGGGCTCGAAGATGTCGAGAATGCTTCGATCCTGACATCAATGTCCGTCTCGCCGACGCCGTACGATCGTAATCGTGGTCTGACGGTCGACCATTCCCCGTCATCGGCTGTGGCAATCATCGAAGGCATCACGATGGTTATCATCTTTGTTGGGGCGCTTTTTGCCAATCTCATGGCGATCGTCACCATTCTGACTGATAAG GTTTTAAGGAAGAACTTTCACAATCTGCTTATTCTGAACCTGACCGTGGTTGACCTGGGCGTGACGATCACGAGCATGACTTTCTCTATCTGGTCCATCTATGACAACGGTTACCTTCTCGTGCACAGTGATATCCTATGCTCG ATCAATGGTTTTGGCGCCGTTCTCTTTACCTTCGCCAACTTCACCACCATCCTCGCCATCTCTGTGGACCGCTACTTGACCGTGGTCTGGTCAAACAGGTTTCCCCCGACCAAATGCCGCGCAATTGGTTTCATCATCTTCTGCTGGTTCCTCCCGATCATCAACGTCCTTCCTCCGGCCTTCGAGTTCCTCTCCGATTTCAAGTTCCACCCGGATACTCACCACTGCTCGCCGAAGTGGGAAGACTGTCTCTATTTCATCATCTGGTTCACCTTTATCTTCGGTGTGACGGTTCCCATCATGACGTTTTCGTACATCTCTGTCATATGGACGATCAGACGGCAGGAATTGCAG CTAAGATCTCACGCTGCATTCAAGAAAGGCAAGAACAGCAAACAAACGAGTGATAGCGGCGTGGTCAACGTCTCAATGGACGTGGTCAGCAACGAAGGCTTGTCCTCGGCCGATTGGCCAAAGACTTCGGACGATCTCGGAACTACCgattatgacgtcacagaaGATGACGAGGTGACAGGAGGATTCGGAATGAAAGAACACGTGATCGCTAAGCccgagaaaaagaagaagaagagacaGCAACTTCTCTACAAATTGGATAAACTCAGTGCGGATAAACGGGTGGCCGTCACAG GTATTCTTCTGGTAATGACGACCGTTGTGTGCTGGACGCCGTACTTCATCATCCATTCTTGCTTTATACCGATCGATCCATCTCATTGGCTGGGCGTGGTCAGTATGTGGCTTGGATACTCAAACTCCTTGCTCGATCCACTCGTTTATTCGTTCATGAACCGACGCGTGCGCGCTAGATACCGCTCGCTGATTGGTTGTCGGATAGATTGGAATGCCTTGCGTACCCGATTGGCTAGTATTTTCCGGAGGGGGTGA